One region of Desmodus rotundus isolate HL8 chromosome 11, HLdesRot8A.1, whole genome shotgun sequence genomic DNA includes:
- the STX7 gene encoding syntaxin-7 isoform X1: MSYTPGTVGDPTQLAQRISSNIQKITQCSVEIQRTLNQLGTPQDSPELRQQLQQKQQYTNQLAKETDKYIKEFGSLPTTPSEQRQRKIQKDRLVAEFTTSLTNFQKVQRQAAEKEKEFVARVRASSRVSGGFPEESSKERNLVSWESQTQPQVQVQDDEITEDDLRLIHERESSIRQLEADIMDINEIFKDLGMMIHEQGDVIDSIEANVENAEVHVQQANQQLSRASDYQRRSRKTLCIIISLLVIGVVIIGIILGVKG; the protein is encoded by the exons ATGTCTTACACTCCAGGAACTGTTGGCGACCCCACTCAGCTGGCCCAGCGCATCTCTTCCAACATCCAGAAGATCACACAGTGTT CTGTGGAAATACAGAGGACTCTGAATCAACTTGGAACACCTCAAGATTcacctgaattgaggcagcaact GCAACAGAAGCAGCAGTATACTAACCAACTAGCCAAAGAAACAGACAAGTACATTAAAGAGTTTGGAtctctgcccaccacccccagTGAACAG CGTCAAAGGAAAATCCAGAAGGATCGCTTAGTGGCCGAGTTCACAACGTCACTGACAAACTTTCAAAAGGTCCAGAGGCAAGCtgctgagaaagagaaagagtttGTTGCTCGAGTGAGAGCCAGTTCCAGAGTATCT GGTGGTTTTCCTGAGGAAAGCTCAAAGGAAAGGAACCTTGTATCGTGGGAAAG ccAAACTCAACCTCAAGTGCAAGTACAGGATGACGAAATTACAGAGGATGACCTCCGCCTTATCCACGAGAGAGAGTCTTCTATTAGGCAGCTCGAG gCTGATATTATggatattaatgaaatatttaaagatctGGGAATGATGATTCATGAGCAAGGAGATGTGATAG ACAGTATAGAAGCAAACGTTGAAAATGCAGAGGTGCACGTTCAACAGGCAAACCAGCAACTGTCAAGGGCATCCGACTATCAG CGCAGATCCAGGAAAACCCTGTGCATCATCATTTCTCTCCTTGTCATCGGAGTTGTAATTATTGGCATCATATTGGGAGTGAAAGGCTAA
- the STX7 gene encoding syntaxin-7 isoform X2, translating into MSYTPGTVGDPTQLAQRISSNIQKITQCSVEIQRTLNQLGTPQDSPELRQQLQQKQQYTNQLAKETDKYIKEFGSLPTTPSEQRQRKIQKDRLVAEFTTSLTNFQKVQRQAAEKEKEFVARVRASSRVSGGFPEESSKERNLVSWESQTQPQVQVQDDEITEDDLRLIHERESSIRQLEADIMDINEIFKDLGMMIHEQGDVIDSIEANVENAEVHVQQANQQLSRASDYQKKGSCMLL; encoded by the exons ATGTCTTACACTCCAGGAACTGTTGGCGACCCCACTCAGCTGGCCCAGCGCATCTCTTCCAACATCCAGAAGATCACACAGTGTT CTGTGGAAATACAGAGGACTCTGAATCAACTTGGAACACCTCAAGATTcacctgaattgaggcagcaact GCAACAGAAGCAGCAGTATACTAACCAACTAGCCAAAGAAACAGACAAGTACATTAAAGAGTTTGGAtctctgcccaccacccccagTGAACAG CGTCAAAGGAAAATCCAGAAGGATCGCTTAGTGGCCGAGTTCACAACGTCACTGACAAACTTTCAAAAGGTCCAGAGGCAAGCtgctgagaaagagaaagagtttGTTGCTCGAGTGAGAGCCAGTTCCAGAGTATCT GGTGGTTTTCCTGAGGAAAGCTCAAAGGAAAGGAACCTTGTATCGTGGGAAAG ccAAACTCAACCTCAAGTGCAAGTACAGGATGACGAAATTACAGAGGATGACCTCCGCCTTATCCACGAGAGAGAGTCTTCTATTAGGCAGCTCGAG gCTGATATTATggatattaatgaaatatttaaagatctGGGAATGATGATTCATGAGCAAGGAGATGTGATAG ACAGTATAGAAGCAAACGTTGAAAATGCAGAGGTGCACGTTCAACAGGCAAACCAGCAACTGTCAAGGGCATCCGACTATCAG AAAAAGGGTTCCTGCATGTTGCTGTGA